atgtccaaacatttcaactcccgggtccgacaaagaagcttccaagttggagacctcgtactcaggagggtcatgggtacaactagagaccctacacaaggaaaactcggccccaactgggaaggaccctacagagttacgtcgtggaaaaggaaagggacataccacctggagacaatagacggagaaaagctaccacacccgtggaatgccgagcacttgaggaaatactaccagtgatagcgacacgacaaccagtttctcttttaagactttttgggaattattaacttttattggcactgtttaactatttttgctacaatattgtcgtgccttttttaagcccaagggggcaggcacttttcctttacgcattctACAATCAGATGCAatttttgatcttctacttgaaTGTATGTCATTGCAATTGCCCACAAAAGTTAACGGAAACGATAGAAGTCCGCAAGATGGACGGAttatcctacagggacgatcccACTACGTCCGCAAGATGGACGGAttatcctacagggacgatcccACTACGTCCGCAAGATGGACGGAttatcctacagggacgatcccACTACGTCCACAAGGttgacggatcgtcctacagggacgatcacactgagtccacaaagtggacggatcactaaggtgatgaaacaaaagtccacaaagtggacggatcactaaggtgatgaaatataagtccacaaagtggacagatcactaaggtgatgaaacaaaagtccacaaagtggacggatcactaaggtgatgaaatagtccacaaagtggacggatcactaaggtgatgaaatataagtccacaaagtggacagatcactaaggtgatgaaacaaaagtccacaaagtggacggatcactaaggtgatgaaatataagtccacaaagtggacggatcactaaggtgatgaaacaaaagtccacaaagtggacggatcactaaggtgatgaaatataagtccacaaagtggacagatcactaaggtgatgaaacaaaagtccacaaagtggacggatcactaaggtgacgaaatatgagtccacaaagtggacggatcactaaggtagtgaaacataagtccacaaagtggacggatcactaaggtgatgaaacaaaagtccacaaagtggacggatcactaaggtgatgaaatataagtccacaaagtggacagatcactaaggtgatgaatcaaaagtccacaaagtggacggatcactaaggtgatgaaatataagtccacaaagtggacagatcactaaggtgatgaaacaaaagtccacaaagtggacggatcactaaggtgatgaaatatgagtccacaaagtggacggatcactaaggtgatgaaatatgagtccacaaagtggacggatcactaaggtgatgaaacataagTCCACCAAGTGGACGGACTACTTAGGTGATGTGACAtaggtccacaaagtggacggatcacaaAGGTGATGCaattagtccacaaagtggacggatcactaagatATTGAAATACATGAAAATAAAGTCCTTGAGATGGACGGACTGTCCTACATGAAATAAAGTCCcaaggtggacggatacaatagATGGACGTTTTCGCAAAGTGGACGTATACTGGCTACGTTAAAATTTTCTACAAGTCCATTAAATACGCGATATATTTAAAAGTGATGAACAACGCCACTAAGTGGACGGTCCGCATAATAAACCCCTCAAAACAGACGGAGAAGGAAAATCCTCACCGATGTAAATGCTCaatcaacacaagataacaagTCTGCAATGTGGACGGATAATCACAGATTAACAAATATCCTCACAAAAATAATCCCTCAAGAAGGTAGACGGAGTTTTAAACAGAGcaccaaacaattataaaaagcatGTGAACTTTTAAGCCAAAAGCCCCAAAGGCAAATGTTCAATACAAAAAGGGACGGATtgtcttaaaaaatgaataaaaaagatagacggattgttcacaaaataaagtacatatgcatcaatctttcttttcttcagcatctgggacatccttcgacggggCGGACTCTCCGTCTCCCTGAGCAGCACCGTCTCCAAaaaggtcctccgtattttcggaggcgacggggagggcagaagtctgggcttggtcctcaagtttgaccattgtcaagtccagctctggataagccttcttgacttgacggaggGAATCATCGAATCCTTGGAGGAAGGAGTCCGACAGCTCGCCCAAACAGGACTCCGAGCATCGGTACTCCTCGACGGCTGCCACTCTAGCCTGACGGATCTCTTCTTTGAGTTGTTTTATCTCAGCTTCTTTGTTCTCTATGACCGTCAGCGAAGTGGCCGTCTTCTCCTCAAGCTCCTTCCTCGCCTgctcagaaagctccagcttcttctccatcttggaccTCCATCTCTGAagttgtccgagctcttcctccgtctgctgcgccttcgcgcgcacccggtccaagctactctcacggttgagacaccggtcaagtagtcccttcatcatgaccaaggactgcaagtagaaaagagaccgtcacataatgtaaGTAACAGgaagaatgaaaaacaaaaacttatttgacaaacataaccaacctgagcgacggcgaagaggcccgtctcccccatggcctccgtcgaatggttcCCCAGGTCTTCGTAGTCTTCtgccgtgatgatggacgacagTTTCTCCAATGCGTACTTGGAGTCATCACGaagaagggaaggaggtctctcttgcttaccgtCTGGGACCGCCATCAATCCTTTGCCCTTCCCCTGCTTCGCTGGGGTGACGGCCTTgttaccctcagccattaagccaaccacaggttcaagagagacctttggttgcttaaagGGACGGTCGGATTTTGTCGTCAGTTTCCTTTTAGGGACTGAAGCTGATGCCTTAGGAACCtcctcgccggattccctcttcttgacggcttgggaCTTGATCAAAGCTCTCCTCTTTGCGTcatccatctctgcaaataatgacggatgaaattaaaacaaaataaagcaaagtaAATGACAAGTAAAGTTGACGGGCTTACGTTTGTGAACTCGCTCGTCGTATCTTATCGcttcttgggtgggctcaggaccgtcgcagtaccaatgtatggtcctcgggttcaccaacttcgcccaagtcctttcctccggcgtagtCTTCTTGCAAACCTTTTCAAGGAAGCTAAACTCCTCGAGGctgacttgtgggcgccgtctacctgcaaagaaagatgatcaagatatacacatataactggacggatatgaaaagcaacacaaaatttagacggatgcatacgtgtctgatttataactgcccaagttgtgtcgacgggcatgaactccgtctcccctggatggttcatccatctatcaccctccaggaagaagtaccgactcttccagtctctatttgagtctggggtctcaaagatcaccttcaacaaggggctccgactggcaaaactgtacatcccccttgatccagaaatctcgtctggacggtaacagtgaagaaattcacggaccgtcaatttcctttccccgtttgacattgcaccgtagagaatctccatggctatgaagaccctccaggcgttaggggatatctgggtgacggacaaccccagatactgcaagagttccctatgaagggtagaaagcgggaatcgaagtccagccttcaatGCCTGTTCGTACACTCCTACACCGTCTACCCCTTCGTaataacacttctccgacacatatggtagacggatggagacatagtctgggatttggaagttggtcctgaaggtgctgaaatgtctctccctgatgacggatgtaaacctatgaacagtccactctggcaacatgatgaactgccttagtccatcagcgcCTACAACGGACTCCAGTTGTTGATCCCCGTCATCATCGGAACCCTCTACTTCgactatctccacatcctcatttgttgaggatgaagaggaggcagacggactcctactttcgccggggctctcttggtctttatgaccggacgggtatacatcctcgtattccgtcccatcacgaaccaccgactggttacttgacgcactagacatttcctacaattgacaataaaacctaagaccgacgggtttgaaagtgttgacgggtatggaaagcctaacaacaatgcatggaagagaatgtaacttgactatagTAAATTAGAAGCACTTACCGAACTTAGCAGAGGACaggtgacggttggtgtaatcagCGAGTATTCGTCCTCGACGGATTGCACAGATAAGGTTGACGGCTTTGCTCTGACAGggttgacggcttcgctctgacaagtgttttctgagtgaaaattgaaaaatgaaagagtgaggcgccttatatatataggaagtgcacggaagacgaagcgacgcttcgatcctatacaacgaccattcagagagtgacacgtggcatgcttaataaatgctgacaacctgtcagtacgtaCCAACAGATTTGTACCTGCCATGTATCCGTCAACTGGATGATTCTCCCTTTGACGGGTTGATCCAGCTAGGACCGTCGTTCTATCTGCATGAATCCGTCATATCCATATGTAAGGACCGTCACCCCACTGATCCTTTGACCTTAAAGGTGACGGATCAtcggggtgaagggggcaactgaagatgataaaatattgggcatgatgggcttaccttaatgggcctgacggattgggtctcttgggcctgcgtaGGTATGGTCCCAGCTTCGAAGGCCCATCACTACTGACACagcaagggcccatgatccggtaatgagaatccttgctcaccacgtttggaagaattgggaatagagtcccacattgaaaagatgtgggaaccaaaaagggaaagtcaaccccttatcactataaaaggcgtaatacccacagaaatcgaggtatgcttttatgaaccctctctaacgcactaagtaaaacagaggaagtctaacttgaccgtcggagagtctttggccggcaccacaccggtgctctctgaaggattctttagtttgtttcgtcgtgcaggttcaattcgagtcgcgagtacggtgtgacccattggtgacggtaATCGACGTCATCAGGACTTAACACATTTATGCTTTTGCCTTAGCTCTTAATTCATATGTCTCTTTTATTTTAGgatgatcaaaacaaaaaatataaaaatatattatatataaattttaattttttttctaggcTTGAACCCCATGGGTTGAATGTGGCATCACCAGTGACTAAATCTTAAAAATTATACCTAACTTTTGACCAACTAATTTAAGATAGGATTTCTCTCCAAACTGAATTTAGAGAAAAGTTGTTATAACATATGATTCAACTAATAGTGATCTGAAtgtattttaattatatgacATATTGCCaagaaattaataattcaatagcaTTATGTGGTCTCTTTTAAGAGAGAATCAAAGTTCAAATCTTATTCCCTATTTATTGTCAcaattataaaagacaaaacatATATTTGGTAGTCACTAGACTCATTTAAATGATTTAACATatcatataattataattaaaagaCATGTGAATGAACATTTGAATTGTCATGTATATAGGATCCATCAACTGGCTCAATCTCATTAAACATTTGAATACATGATTTTAGGAGGTGAATTTGTGTATCTATATATGGTTTAATGACTTTAATCCCTTGGAGTGGGTCTAAAAGGTCCTTCCTTGGTGAGATTTCATGTTACCCAAACAAATATGTGGGTTCGGTTAATGTGTGTCCTTAAGGCATTTATTAATAGACCAtcttagaaaagttttgatatctcttttataaaaaatataaatagcagtaaaaaaatcagttatttttttacttttcccctcccaacacacacacacacacatatatatatatatatatatcctatgGTGTGAACGATATGCCAGAAGTTGAGGATTAAGAAAGAAATATTCCAGAACTGAAGAGGTTTTTTCTTACTTCTCCATTTGCTTGGCTGCCTTCATtaggttctttttctttttattctattttaaatttcattgaTCATTGTACTCTGCACCATGATTATGATGGTCTCTAGTATACGTATAcattgtctcttttttttcttttttcctttcttttcagtAAATTACGTTTTTatcgtgtatatatatatatataaaaagatgaAATTGCATGGAAATCACATCAAAGTTACTTACCTTTACACCTATAATAATTGCATTAAAAGCACATCAAAGCTAAGAAATATTAGATACCATAATCTCACAATGAAAAGGGCTCACGCTGGTGACTTGTGCAGATAAGGCCAATTGCATATCATCAGTAATCTTTAACATCGTCTTAGACTAGAATGCTATGATTCAATATAGTTGTGTTGTTATTTAGAATAACTATTTCaaattattgtatataatataaaagttatatataataaataaaaaataacaactaAAAAAGCGCCACAATACTATTTAGGAGCACCTAGctattatgaaaattattgtatcaaaaacaaaaaacaaaaaaaaaaaaaaaaaaaaaaaactattatgaaAATTATGTCTATACTTtatagcattgttcataccatCCAAAAACGCACCTTGCAAACAGTTGTCAAGATCTCGTTCTCTACATTCGCAACGTTATTGAATGGTCCAAAATGGGTAaaaaaataggggaaaaaaatgaaacattaaTGAAGTGTTTGACAGTTTGACATTCCATGACAAGGAAGTCCATACAGAAATTTTATCTTTCCAAGTCACAAAAATTGACGGCAAGAGATTGGGTAAGCCCTACCCTAACCCTATGGTTTCATGTTTTCTCTGATCTAGATTTTAATGCCATGACCACTGTAAGtctctatttattttgaaattttcgtTTATTTATCTTTGGCTGAAACAGCcatgttattgttttatgcagaCAATGTAGCTTTCTGAAATGGGCATTGTGGAATCTCCATTATGCCCATCTATGAGAGACCTATCTAAATTTCCAGGTATGGGCCATTATATCCATTAATGCCATTTGCTGTTTAGCAAAAAATGCTAGTACCatacaacaaaaataacttcCACAATTTGTCAGCACAACCTctgcatttatttgttttgttcaaCTAAAAGGtaccaagagccttgtaactcaactaacACCTTCTAATGTTACCAACAAAAATGTTCAAGATTCAAATCTCCCCTCCCCCTTTGTAACTAACAAATTTAtcatcatcaataataataataagggtagaaaactattttggtccttaaactttatcaaaagtttGTTTGTCGTccttaaactataaaaaattctttttcatccttaaactatATAAAATGTTTCACTTCCTGTCCTTAATgtcttaaactttaaaaattatctTTCTTCATCcctaaacaattaaaaaaatttcttttttcatcattatttttgtctctaaactattgaaaggAACTCTTTATAAActttagagatgaaaaatacaaacttttgataaagtttagagactaaaataatattttagctaaaaaaaataaataaataaataaaaggcaaGCATCCTGAATGACTATCTAGAAGATAAGAACCACCCTACATAGGGCATTCTGCAATTCATAGCCCTTTAGGTGGTAATCTGTTCTTTTTCTTGTTAATGGGCAGTACTTCCCCCAACTTTCCAAGCGCTGGCTGCCCCATGAGTACAATGTACATGTTCCAATATGATTCATCAATCTTATAAATTGAAACAATGGCATGCAACTAACTAGAAACTAGCACTCATGCTTCACTTTCACATGGCTGCTGCCTAATGAGCTATCACGAGCTTAAATACGTTGAGATATATCGTAAAGCAAGAAAAAATAGCATTATGTCATGTTTTGCAACATCTGTTTTCAATAGCGAGACCATGAGATCAACACAAGCACAAAAGCACCGAATTCTGACGTAGTAAAATTCAGGAGGAAAATGCACATAAAGAAAGTGCATACATGGTTTCACTTGCTATTGCTAAGCAAGAAAAATGGCATTACGTCTATGATTCCATCAATAGCAAGACAATCAGTCAAATACTAATCCATTCTGTAGTAACATGCTTGTTGCTAAGCACCACCAGCTCTATTGAGATTacatccaacaaaaaaaaaaaaaaaaagaacgtaCATAAAGCAGACATTTTTGAATATGAAGATCAATGCTCCATTTACTTTTACCTTTGGTGCAGTGAACAGTTGAAAAGATAATCTGAAACCTTGTATTTATTCAACTATTCACAGGACCCAAAAAGAGCACAGATGTACAGGAGATAACCAGACCTTCTGAATTCATCTCTAAACTTGATAGAACCTCAACACTCTTAAATCAGAAGGTTATGAactttcaattgataatatcaCAATTGAACCCTTCTACAAACTTTCCATTGATCAGGCATCATGTTCAACCCCTTACCAGTATAAAACAATGAGCCAGACTTAACATTTAAAAAGACAGGCTAGGCTCTAAGTTGTTTCAGCACAAGGGATTGAGAGATGACCCCAACTTTTTGAAGAATGCCCCATGTCAAAAAATCGATGCCTTGGGCTCTGCACAAGATTGGTGGTTTGATATATATAAGTTCAGCTATATCATGGCAGAGAAAGAATTTTGAGCAAAACAAAAATCGTGAAGATAGCAATTGATATGCAACAGAAAAGCATTATGTAGAACaatcaaaggtttagcaacacaccAGCCTTCAATGTGCAGTGTAATTGATCAGAATTTATGGCGATGCCTTCAGTGGACTTCAATTTGTTTGCctctactttttttctcacCTTTGAGGAGCTCAAAGAGCCTTCAACTATAAAAAATGAGTACACGTCAAATTTGAAGATGAAAAAAGCAATATGATAAATGCCTATTGAACTCcataagataaagataaatataaatcacaaaTAACAATTACACTTTTTATTTACAATCTAAAGGTTTGAAATGAAATTTGCAAATAACATTGGCTCATGTCAGCATGGAATTGATAGCCAAAAAGGACTCAGGACATCAGAATATTGGACATTGTAAGATGTTAACAAAATAATGCAGGACAGTGTTGCAAAAGGGAGGAAAGGGGTGGGGAGAGGGAACACCTAGGCTTCATCACCTAGAGCTGCCTGCACAGAATCATCACCAAGCTAGAGAGAATATTTCTCAACTCCAGATTAGTCACTAAATTCAAAATGACAGTAATGCTTCGTCTAGGGCCTATAAATAGGGCCCCagattatatataataatgaatGGAAACCAATCATAATTAAGATTGCaatcaaattcattaaaaccctcaaaataaaataaaattcaaatcccaAATCTAGACCAATGGAATCAAATCAGCATGTGTCTGCACCACAAAAGCTAGAAAGGTTTAACAATCAGCTAATCCATTCAACAAGATttaaaagagatgaaaaataacTTGTCTTTGATTTAGCTTACACAGACAACATGATGCAGGCAACTCAAATTTCAGGATGGCAGATCTGGTTGGTTCCCGATAGACAAACTTAACTCAACTAAGATGTTAAATTGGGTCAGATATATAGATTCTTTTTCAAATAATCAAGGTTGGCCACTTTTATCCTTTTCCACCATTGTATTCTATCTAAAATCATTTACTTTATCACCTCCTTATTAAACATATCCTCCTCCACTTTATGTCTATCCATATTGTTTTAGGCCTCCCTCAACTTATTTTCACTCCTTCAACTTGATTTAAATTATTCTTTAACTAATGCATTTCCCTATCTGgctgtccccccccccccaccccccacccccccaaaaaaaaaaaaccacctcacccccacacacacaccaaaaattaaaataaaataaaacactattTGGAAATTATCTTATTCAACCTTTTGTTTCCTAAAAAGCCCCTAGTTTGTCAAAAGTAAATTCTTGATATTGTGATTATTAAGTTGTAACACGAAGTATAGCCAGGTAAGAGACTTGACCAAGTAGGAGCACCATGTTTATTATTAACAACAAGCATTTGGTAAACCTACACCCtgtttattattatcaaaaagCATTTGGGTAAACCTTTTTACCTTGCCATTCCCATACTACTTTTGACTCGCCCTTCACCAGCTTTGGATAACGATCTACTTGGGAATCTTCTTGAACCAGTTCTTCTACCTGCAACGTATAGGGGAAACTATtaataaaactaataacaacatAATAATCATAAACTCAATATAAGTAAAAATCATCAATGATATAGACTTAGTATAAGGGAAAACATATAagcatttataaataaaaacaaaccaaTGGTCCTCAACAAGTGCATCTGACTTGCATTAGTTCATAATATCATAAAATTACTCTTCAGGATTTTGgataaactcttttttttttattggtgaagATTTTTTACAAACATAGAATTTAGGAAGAAAACAAAGTAGATAAATCTTTATCAACTACAGGAGTTATGAGAAAAAGATGCACTAGTAGGAGTCATTCAATTCAAGTTAAAGGCCCAAAAAGATTTAAGGCCAAACGAATGAAGACcaaggttgtgagaaaatacACGATTCCCAAATATTGAACAGATGCTACGGCTTCCTAAAGATGAATGgctcaaatttatttatttatcttttaattattattattattggtaacTTACACAAGCACCTGATGGGTTTTGAATTCATAATCTCTCCCTCCACCTTGCTCTTTATTAGGGAAGGAGGTGTCATTTGAGCTAATGCTCTTTGGCATGATTCATTGTAGCAA
The sequence above is drawn from the Quercus robur chromosome 7, dhQueRobu3.1, whole genome shotgun sequence genome and encodes:
- the LOC126692762 gene encoding uncharacterized protein LOC126692762 yields the protein MSSASSNQSVVRDGTEYEDVYPSGHKDQESPGESRSPSASSSSSTNEDVEIVEVEGSDDDGDQQLESVVGADGLRQFIMLPEWTVHRFTSVIRERHFSTFRTNFQIPDYVSIRLPYVSEKCYYEGVDGVGVYEQALKAGLRFPLSTLHRELLQYLGLSVTQISPNAWRVFIAMEILYGAMSNGERKLTVREFLHCYRPDEISGSRGMYSFASRSPLLKVIFETPDSNRDWKSRYFFLEGDRWMNHPGETEFMPVDTTWAVINQTRRRRPQVSLEEFSFLEKVCKKTTPEERTWAKLVNPRTIHWYCDGPEPTQEAIRYDERVHKQMDDAKRRALIKSQAVKKRESGEEVPKASASVPKRKLTTKSDRPFKQPKVSLEPVVGLMAEGNKAVTPAKQGKGKGLMAVPDGKQERPPSLLRDDSKYALEKLSSIITAEDYEDLGNHSTEAMGETGLFAVAQSLVMMKGLLDRCLNRESSLDRVRAKAQQTEEELGQLQRWRSKMEKKLELSEQARKELEEKTATSLTVIENKEAEIKQLKEEIRQARVAAVEEYRCSESCLGELSDSFLQGFDDSLRQVKKAYPELDLTMVKLEDQAQTSALPVASENTEDLFGDGAAQGDGESAPSKDVPDAEEKKD